The Syngnathus typhle isolate RoL2023-S1 ecotype Sweden linkage group LG11, RoL_Styp_1.0, whole genome shotgun sequence genome contains a region encoding:
- the elmo2 gene encoding engulfment and cell motility protein 2 isoform X4, which yields MPPPADIVKVAIEWPGANAQLIEMDQKRPLTSIIREVCDGWSLSGSEQFALRYADGPQLYITEQSRSEIKNGTILRLAISPGRAARQLLERIQSHGIDARLEALKELAKLSADTTFAAEFINMEGIGTLARLVESGTHFGEMLAFTLTAFLELMDHGIVSWDLISLSFIKQIAGYVNQPMVDVSILQRSLAILESMVLNSHSLYHRVAQEITVGQLIGHLQVSNQEIQTYAIALINALFLKAPEDRRQEVYTNPLEQHLTEMASTLAQKHLRSIILNHVIRGNRPIKAEMAHQLYVLQVLTFNLLEERMMTKMDPNDQTQRDVIFELRRIAFDGENDPTGTEKRKTLYAKDYKMLGFTNHVNPAMDFTQTPPGMLALDNMLYLAKVHQDTYIRIVLENSSREDKHECPFGRCAIDLTRILCEILQVGELPNEGCNDYHPMFFTHDRAWEEFFCICIQLLNKTWKEMRATSEDFNKQVMQVVREQITRALAMKPSSLDQLKNKLRGLNYSEILRLRQSERMSQDDFQSPPIIELRERIQPEILELIKQQRLNRLCEGSCFRKVGNRRRQEKFWFCRLSLNHKVLHYGDLDESPQGEVPFEMLSDKIPVSDIKSVVTGKDCPHMKEKSALKQNKEVLELAFSVLYDPDETLNFVAPNKYELQPTSSNVSRNLDTEPQSCKSCANHNTVI from the exons ATGGTCTTTGTCAGGGTCCGAACAGTTTGCTCTGCGCTATGCTGATGGTCCCCAGCTTTATATCACAGAACAG AGTCGCAGTGAAATCAAGAACGGGACCATCCTTCGATTAGCCATTTCGCCC GGCCGGGCTGCTCGTCAGCTCCTGGAGCGTATCCAATCCCATGGGATTGACGCTCGCTTAGAAGCTCTGAAGGAGCTGGCCAAGCTGTCAGCAGACACCACGTTTGCTGCAGAGTTTATCAATATGGAGGGCATTGGGACGTTGGCCCGCCTCGTCGAGAGTGGCACCCA CTTCGGCGAAATGCTGGCATTCACCCTCACCGCATTCCTGGAATTAATGGATCACGGCATTGTATCCTGGGATCTTATCTCACTCTCCTTCATCAAGCAG ATTGCAGGCTATGTGAACCAGCCTATGGTGGACGTGTCCATCCTGCAGCGTTCTCTGGCCATCCTGGAGAGTATGGTACTCAACAGCCACAGCCTCTACCACCGAGTGGCTCAGGAGATCACCGTGGGACAGCTCATCGGGCACCTGCAAgt GTCAAACCAAGAGATTCAGACTTATGCAATTGCCCTCATCAATGCTCTTTTCCTGAAAGCACCCGAGGACAGACGGCAG GAGGTGTACACTAACCCACTGGAGCAGCACCTCACT gaaatggccagcacCTTGGCACAGAAGCACTTGCGCTCCATTATTCTGAAT CATGTCATAAGAGGAAATCGACCAATCAAAGCAGAAATGGCACATCAGCTGTATGTTCTGCAGGTGTTGACCTTTAATCTTTTGGAGGAACGAATGATGACCAAAATGGATCCTAATGACcag ACTCAACGAGATGTCATTTTCGAGCTGCGGAGGATTGCATTTGATGGAGAAAATGACCCCACTGGCACAGAAAAACGAAAGACGTTGTATGCTAAAGATTATAAAATGCTAGGTTTTACG AACCATGTGAACCCTGCTATGGACTTCACACAGACTCCACCCGGGATGTTAGCTCTGGACAACATGCTGTACCTGGCCAAGGTCCATCAGGACACATACATCCGT ATTGTCTTGGAAAACAGTAGTCGCGAGGATAAGCATGAATGTCCCTTTGGCCGGTGTGCCATCGACCTCACTCGAATACTTTGTGAGATACTCCAAGTTGGAGAGTTGC CTAATGAGGGCTGCAATGACTACCACCCCATGTTCTTCACTCATGACCGAGCATGGGAAGAATTCTTCTGCATCTGCATCCAACTGCTCAATAAAACCTGGAAGGAGATGAGGGCCACCTCCGAGGACTTTAATAAG CAGGTGATGCAGGTGGTCCGAGAGCAGATCACCAGAGCTCTGGCCATGAAGCCCTCGTCTTTGGACCAGCTGAAGAACAAGCTGCGAGGTCTCAACTACTCCGAGATACTACGACTACGACAGTCCGAGAGAATGAGCCAGGATGACTTTCAGTCCCCGCCCATCAT TGAGCTTCGCGAGAGAATCCAGCCTGAGATTCTGGAGCTCATTAAACAACAACGACTCAATCGCCTGTGCGAGGGCAGCTGTTTCCGAAAAGTGGGGAACCGCCGAAGGCAAG AGAAATTTTGGTTCTGCAGACTTTCTCTTAATCACAAAGTGCTGCACTACGGGGACTTGGATGAATCACCTCAGGGTGAAGTGCCTTTTGAGATGCTTAGTGACAAAA TCCCCGTCTCTGACATCAAGTCCGTGGTGACTGGGAAGGACTGCCCTCATATGAAGGAGAAAAGTGCTCTGAAACAAAACAAG GAGGTGCTGGAGTTGGCTTTCTCGGTCCTTTACGATCCGGATGAGACGCTCAACTTTGTTGCGCCCAACAAATATGAG CTCCAGCCCACCTCATCTAACGTGAGCCGAAATTTGGACACAGAACCTCAAAGTTGTAAGAGCTGTGCCAACCACAATACTGTAATATAG
- the elmo2 gene encoding engulfment and cell motility protein 2 isoform X1 encodes MPPPADIVKVAIEWPGANAQLIEMDQKRPLTSIIREVCDGWSLSGSEQFALRYADGPQLYITEQSRSEIKNGTILRLAISPGRAARQLLERIQSHGIDARLEALKELAKLSADTTFAAEFINMEGIGTLARLVESGTHFGEMLAFTLTAFLELMDHGIVSWDLISLSFIKQIAGYVNQPMVDVSILQRSLAILESMVLNSHSLYHRVAQEITVGQLIGHLQVSNQEIQTYAIALINALFLKAPEDRRQEVYTNPLEQHLTEMASTLAQKHLRSIILNHVIRGNRPIKAEMAHQLYVLQVLTFNLLEERMMTKMDPNDQTQRDVIFELRRIAFDGENDPTGTEKRKTLYAKDYKMLGFTNHVNPAMDFTQTPPGMLALDNMLYLAKVHQDTYIRIVLENSSREDKHECPFGRCAIDLTRILCEILQVGELPNEGCNDYHPMFFTHDRAWEEFFCICIQLLNKTWKEMRATSEDFNKQVMQVVREQITRALAMKPSSLDQLKNKLRGLNYSEILRLRQSERMSQDDFQSPPIIELRERIQPEILELIKQQRLNRLCEGSCFRKVGNRRRQEKFWFCRLSLNHKVLHYGDLDESPQGEVPFEMLSDKIPVSDIKSVVTGKDCPHMKEKSALKQNKEVLELAFSVLYDPDETLNFVAPNKYEYCIWTDGLCALLGREMSSDLTRSDLDTLISMEMKLRLLDLENITIPEAPPPVPKEPSSYNFTYNYS; translated from the exons ATGGTCTTTGTCAGGGTCCGAACAGTTTGCTCTGCGCTATGCTGATGGTCCCCAGCTTTATATCACAGAACAG AGTCGCAGTGAAATCAAGAACGGGACCATCCTTCGATTAGCCATTTCGCCC GGCCGGGCTGCTCGTCAGCTCCTGGAGCGTATCCAATCCCATGGGATTGACGCTCGCTTAGAAGCTCTGAAGGAGCTGGCCAAGCTGTCAGCAGACACCACGTTTGCTGCAGAGTTTATCAATATGGAGGGCATTGGGACGTTGGCCCGCCTCGTCGAGAGTGGCACCCA CTTCGGCGAAATGCTGGCATTCACCCTCACCGCATTCCTGGAATTAATGGATCACGGCATTGTATCCTGGGATCTTATCTCACTCTCCTTCATCAAGCAG ATTGCAGGCTATGTGAACCAGCCTATGGTGGACGTGTCCATCCTGCAGCGTTCTCTGGCCATCCTGGAGAGTATGGTACTCAACAGCCACAGCCTCTACCACCGAGTGGCTCAGGAGATCACCGTGGGACAGCTCATCGGGCACCTGCAAgt GTCAAACCAAGAGATTCAGACTTATGCAATTGCCCTCATCAATGCTCTTTTCCTGAAAGCACCCGAGGACAGACGGCAG GAGGTGTACACTAACCCACTGGAGCAGCACCTCACT gaaatggccagcacCTTGGCACAGAAGCACTTGCGCTCCATTATTCTGAAT CATGTCATAAGAGGAAATCGACCAATCAAAGCAGAAATGGCACATCAGCTGTATGTTCTGCAGGTGTTGACCTTTAATCTTTTGGAGGAACGAATGATGACCAAAATGGATCCTAATGACcag ACTCAACGAGATGTCATTTTCGAGCTGCGGAGGATTGCATTTGATGGAGAAAATGACCCCACTGGCACAGAAAAACGAAAGACGTTGTATGCTAAAGATTATAAAATGCTAGGTTTTACG AACCATGTGAACCCTGCTATGGACTTCACACAGACTCCACCCGGGATGTTAGCTCTGGACAACATGCTGTACCTGGCCAAGGTCCATCAGGACACATACATCCGT ATTGTCTTGGAAAACAGTAGTCGCGAGGATAAGCATGAATGTCCCTTTGGCCGGTGTGCCATCGACCTCACTCGAATACTTTGTGAGATACTCCAAGTTGGAGAGTTGC CTAATGAGGGCTGCAATGACTACCACCCCATGTTCTTCACTCATGACCGAGCATGGGAAGAATTCTTCTGCATCTGCATCCAACTGCTCAATAAAACCTGGAAGGAGATGAGGGCCACCTCCGAGGACTTTAATAAG CAGGTGATGCAGGTGGTCCGAGAGCAGATCACCAGAGCTCTGGCCATGAAGCCCTCGTCTTTGGACCAGCTGAAGAACAAGCTGCGAGGTCTCAACTACTCCGAGATACTACGACTACGACAGTCCGAGAGAATGAGCCAGGATGACTTTCAGTCCCCGCCCATCAT TGAGCTTCGCGAGAGAATCCAGCCTGAGATTCTGGAGCTCATTAAACAACAACGACTCAATCGCCTGTGCGAGGGCAGCTGTTTCCGAAAAGTGGGGAACCGCCGAAGGCAAG AGAAATTTTGGTTCTGCAGACTTTCTCTTAATCACAAAGTGCTGCACTACGGGGACTTGGATGAATCACCTCAGGGTGAAGTGCCTTTTGAGATGCTTAGTGACAAAA TCCCCGTCTCTGACATCAAGTCCGTGGTGACTGGGAAGGACTGCCCTCATATGAAGGAGAAAAGTGCTCTGAAACAAAACAAG GAGGTGCTGGAGTTGGCTTTCTCGGTCCTTTACGATCCGGATGAGACGCTCAACTTTGTTGCGCCCAACAAATATGAG TATTGCATCTGGACGGACGGCTTGTGTGCGCTGCTGGGCAGAGAGATGAGCAGTGACCTCACACGCAGTGACCTGGACACGCTTATCAGCATGGAGATGAAGCTCCGCCTCCTGGACCTTGAGAACATCACAATCCCAGAAGCTCCACCCCCTGTTCCAAAGGAGCCAAGCTCTTATAATTTCACTTACAACTACAGTTGA
- the elmo2 gene encoding engulfment and cell motility protein 2 isoform X5, with product MPPPADIVKVAIEWPGANAQLIEMDQKRPLTSIIREVCDGWSLSGSEQFALRYADGPQLYITEQSRSEIKNGTILRLAISPGRAARQLLERIQSHGIDARLEALKELAKLSADTTFAAEFINMEGIGTLARLVESGTHFGEMLAFTLTAFLELMDHGIVSWDLISLSFIKQIAGYVNQPMVDVSILQRSLAILESMVLNSHSLYHRVAQEITVGQLIGHLSNQEIQTYAIALINALFLKAPEDRRQEVYTNPLEQHLTEMASTLAQKHLRSIILNHVIRGNRPIKAEMAHQLYVLQVLTFNLLEERMMTKMDPNDQTQRDVIFELRRIAFDGENDPTGTEKRKTLYAKDYKMLGFTNHVNPAMDFTQTPPGMLALDNMLYLAKVHQDTYIRIVLENSSREDKHECPFGRCAIDLTRILCEILQVGELPNEGCNDYHPMFFTHDRAWEEFFCICIQLLNKTWKEMRATSEDFNKVMQVVREQITRALAMKPSSLDQLKNKLRGLNYSEILRLRQSERMSQDDFQSPPIIELRERIQPEILELIKQQRLNRLCEGSCFRKVGNRRRQEKFWFCRLSLNHKVLHYGDLDESPQGEVPFEMLSDKIPVSDIKSVVTGKDCPHMKEKSALKQNKEVLELAFSVLYDPDETLNFVAPNKYEYCIWTDGLCALLGREMSSDLTRSDLDTLISMEMKLRLLDLENITIPEAPPPVPKEPSSYNFTYNYS from the exons ATGGTCTTTGTCAGGGTCCGAACAGTTTGCTCTGCGCTATGCTGATGGTCCCCAGCTTTATATCACAGAACAG AGTCGCAGTGAAATCAAGAACGGGACCATCCTTCGATTAGCCATTTCGCCC GGCCGGGCTGCTCGTCAGCTCCTGGAGCGTATCCAATCCCATGGGATTGACGCTCGCTTAGAAGCTCTGAAGGAGCTGGCCAAGCTGTCAGCAGACACCACGTTTGCTGCAGAGTTTATCAATATGGAGGGCATTGGGACGTTGGCCCGCCTCGTCGAGAGTGGCACCCA CTTCGGCGAAATGCTGGCATTCACCCTCACCGCATTCCTGGAATTAATGGATCACGGCATTGTATCCTGGGATCTTATCTCACTCTCCTTCATCAAGCAG ATTGCAGGCTATGTGAACCAGCCTATGGTGGACGTGTCCATCCTGCAGCGTTCTCTGGCCATCCTGGAGAGTATGGTACTCAACAGCCACAGCCTCTACCACCGAGTGGCTCAGGAGATCACCGTGGGACAGCTCATCGGGCACCT GTCAAACCAAGAGATTCAGACTTATGCAATTGCCCTCATCAATGCTCTTTTCCTGAAAGCACCCGAGGACAGACGGCAG GAGGTGTACACTAACCCACTGGAGCAGCACCTCACT gaaatggccagcacCTTGGCACAGAAGCACTTGCGCTCCATTATTCTGAAT CATGTCATAAGAGGAAATCGACCAATCAAAGCAGAAATGGCACATCAGCTGTATGTTCTGCAGGTGTTGACCTTTAATCTTTTGGAGGAACGAATGATGACCAAAATGGATCCTAATGACcag ACTCAACGAGATGTCATTTTCGAGCTGCGGAGGATTGCATTTGATGGAGAAAATGACCCCACTGGCACAGAAAAACGAAAGACGTTGTATGCTAAAGATTATAAAATGCTAGGTTTTACG AACCATGTGAACCCTGCTATGGACTTCACACAGACTCCACCCGGGATGTTAGCTCTGGACAACATGCTGTACCTGGCCAAGGTCCATCAGGACACATACATCCGT ATTGTCTTGGAAAACAGTAGTCGCGAGGATAAGCATGAATGTCCCTTTGGCCGGTGTGCCATCGACCTCACTCGAATACTTTGTGAGATACTCCAAGTTGGAGAGTTGC CTAATGAGGGCTGCAATGACTACCACCCCATGTTCTTCACTCATGACCGAGCATGGGAAGAATTCTTCTGCATCTGCATCCAACTGCTCAATAAAACCTGGAAGGAGATGAGGGCCACCTCCGAGGACTTTAATAAG GTGATGCAGGTGGTCCGAGAGCAGATCACCAGAGCTCTGGCCATGAAGCCCTCGTCTTTGGACCAGCTGAAGAACAAGCTGCGAGGTCTCAACTACTCCGAGATACTACGACTACGACAGTCCGAGAGAATGAGCCAGGATGACTTTCAGTCCCCGCCCATCAT TGAGCTTCGCGAGAGAATCCAGCCTGAGATTCTGGAGCTCATTAAACAACAACGACTCAATCGCCTGTGCGAGGGCAGCTGTTTCCGAAAAGTGGGGAACCGCCGAAGGCAAG AGAAATTTTGGTTCTGCAGACTTTCTCTTAATCACAAAGTGCTGCACTACGGGGACTTGGATGAATCACCTCAGGGTGAAGTGCCTTTTGAGATGCTTAGTGACAAAA TCCCCGTCTCTGACATCAAGTCCGTGGTGACTGGGAAGGACTGCCCTCATATGAAGGAGAAAAGTGCTCTGAAACAAAACAAG GAGGTGCTGGAGTTGGCTTTCTCGGTCCTTTACGATCCGGATGAGACGCTCAACTTTGTTGCGCCCAACAAATATGAG TATTGCATCTGGACGGACGGCTTGTGTGCGCTGCTGGGCAGAGAGATGAGCAGTGACCTCACACGCAGTGACCTGGACACGCTTATCAGCATGGAGATGAAGCTCCGCCTCCTGGACCTTGAGAACATCACAATCCCAGAAGCTCCACCCCCTGTTCCAAAGGAGCCAAGCTCTTATAATTTCACTTACAACTACAGTTGA
- the elmo2 gene encoding engulfment and cell motility protein 2 isoform X3 translates to MPPPADIVKVAIEWPGANAQLIEMDQKRPLTSIIREVCDGWSLSGSEQFALRYADGPQLYITEQSRSEIKNGTILRLAISPGRAARQLLERIQSHGIDARLEALKELAKLSADTTFAAEFINMEGIGTLARLVESGTHFGEMLAFTLTAFLELMDHGIVSWDLISLSFIKQIAGYVNQPMVDVSILQRSLAILESMVLNSHSLYHRVAQEITVGQLIGHLSNQEIQTYAIALINALFLKAPEDRRQEVYTNPLEQHLTEMASTLAQKHLRSIILNHVIRGNRPIKAEMAHQLYVLQVLTFNLLEERMMTKMDPNDQTQRDVIFELRRIAFDGENDPTGTEKRKTLYAKDYKMLGFTNHVNPAMDFTQTPPGMLALDNMLYLAKVHQDTYIRIVLENSSREDKHECPFGRCAIDLTRILCEILQVGELPNEGCNDYHPMFFTHDRAWEEFFCICIQLLNKTWKEMRATSEDFNKQVMQVVREQITRALAMKPSSLDQLKNKLRGLNYSEILRLRQSERMSQDDFQSPPIIELRERIQPEILELIKQQRLNRLCEGSCFRKVGNRRRQEKFWFCRLSLNHKVLHYGDLDESPQGEVPFEMLSDKIPVSDIKSVVTGKDCPHMKEKSALKQNKEVLELAFSVLYDPDETLNFVAPNKYEYCIWTDGLCALLGREMSSDLTRSDLDTLISMEMKLRLLDLENITIPEAPPPVPKEPSSYNFTYNYS, encoded by the exons ATGGTCTTTGTCAGGGTCCGAACAGTTTGCTCTGCGCTATGCTGATGGTCCCCAGCTTTATATCACAGAACAG AGTCGCAGTGAAATCAAGAACGGGACCATCCTTCGATTAGCCATTTCGCCC GGCCGGGCTGCTCGTCAGCTCCTGGAGCGTATCCAATCCCATGGGATTGACGCTCGCTTAGAAGCTCTGAAGGAGCTGGCCAAGCTGTCAGCAGACACCACGTTTGCTGCAGAGTTTATCAATATGGAGGGCATTGGGACGTTGGCCCGCCTCGTCGAGAGTGGCACCCA CTTCGGCGAAATGCTGGCATTCACCCTCACCGCATTCCTGGAATTAATGGATCACGGCATTGTATCCTGGGATCTTATCTCACTCTCCTTCATCAAGCAG ATTGCAGGCTATGTGAACCAGCCTATGGTGGACGTGTCCATCCTGCAGCGTTCTCTGGCCATCCTGGAGAGTATGGTACTCAACAGCCACAGCCTCTACCACCGAGTGGCTCAGGAGATCACCGTGGGACAGCTCATCGGGCACCT GTCAAACCAAGAGATTCAGACTTATGCAATTGCCCTCATCAATGCTCTTTTCCTGAAAGCACCCGAGGACAGACGGCAG GAGGTGTACACTAACCCACTGGAGCAGCACCTCACT gaaatggccagcacCTTGGCACAGAAGCACTTGCGCTCCATTATTCTGAAT CATGTCATAAGAGGAAATCGACCAATCAAAGCAGAAATGGCACATCAGCTGTATGTTCTGCAGGTGTTGACCTTTAATCTTTTGGAGGAACGAATGATGACCAAAATGGATCCTAATGACcag ACTCAACGAGATGTCATTTTCGAGCTGCGGAGGATTGCATTTGATGGAGAAAATGACCCCACTGGCACAGAAAAACGAAAGACGTTGTATGCTAAAGATTATAAAATGCTAGGTTTTACG AACCATGTGAACCCTGCTATGGACTTCACACAGACTCCACCCGGGATGTTAGCTCTGGACAACATGCTGTACCTGGCCAAGGTCCATCAGGACACATACATCCGT ATTGTCTTGGAAAACAGTAGTCGCGAGGATAAGCATGAATGTCCCTTTGGCCGGTGTGCCATCGACCTCACTCGAATACTTTGTGAGATACTCCAAGTTGGAGAGTTGC CTAATGAGGGCTGCAATGACTACCACCCCATGTTCTTCACTCATGACCGAGCATGGGAAGAATTCTTCTGCATCTGCATCCAACTGCTCAATAAAACCTGGAAGGAGATGAGGGCCACCTCCGAGGACTTTAATAAG CAGGTGATGCAGGTGGTCCGAGAGCAGATCACCAGAGCTCTGGCCATGAAGCCCTCGTCTTTGGACCAGCTGAAGAACAAGCTGCGAGGTCTCAACTACTCCGAGATACTACGACTACGACAGTCCGAGAGAATGAGCCAGGATGACTTTCAGTCCCCGCCCATCAT TGAGCTTCGCGAGAGAATCCAGCCTGAGATTCTGGAGCTCATTAAACAACAACGACTCAATCGCCTGTGCGAGGGCAGCTGTTTCCGAAAAGTGGGGAACCGCCGAAGGCAAG AGAAATTTTGGTTCTGCAGACTTTCTCTTAATCACAAAGTGCTGCACTACGGGGACTTGGATGAATCACCTCAGGGTGAAGTGCCTTTTGAGATGCTTAGTGACAAAA TCCCCGTCTCTGACATCAAGTCCGTGGTGACTGGGAAGGACTGCCCTCATATGAAGGAGAAAAGTGCTCTGAAACAAAACAAG GAGGTGCTGGAGTTGGCTTTCTCGGTCCTTTACGATCCGGATGAGACGCTCAACTTTGTTGCGCCCAACAAATATGAG TATTGCATCTGGACGGACGGCTTGTGTGCGCTGCTGGGCAGAGAGATGAGCAGTGACCTCACACGCAGTGACCTGGACACGCTTATCAGCATGGAGATGAAGCTCCGCCTCCTGGACCTTGAGAACATCACAATCCCAGAAGCTCCACCCCCTGTTCCAAAGGAGCCAAGCTCTTATAATTTCACTTACAACTACAGTTGA
- the elmo2 gene encoding engulfment and cell motility protein 2 isoform X2 gives MPPPADIVKVAIEWPGANAQLIEMDQKRPLTSIIREVCDGWSLSGSEQFALRYADGPQLYITEQSRSEIKNGTILRLAISPGRAARQLLERIQSHGIDARLEALKELAKLSADTTFAAEFINMEGIGTLARLVESGTHFGEMLAFTLTAFLELMDHGIVSWDLISLSFIKQIAGYVNQPMVDVSILQRSLAILESMVLNSHSLYHRVAQEITVGQLIGHLQVSNQEIQTYAIALINALFLKAPEDRRQEVYTNPLEQHLTEMASTLAQKHLRSIILNHVIRGNRPIKAEMAHQLYVLQVLTFNLLEERMMTKMDPNDQTQRDVIFELRRIAFDGENDPTGTEKRKTLYAKDYKMLGFTNHVNPAMDFTQTPPGMLALDNMLYLAKVHQDTYIRIVLENSSREDKHECPFGRCAIDLTRILCEILQVGELPNEGCNDYHPMFFTHDRAWEEFFCICIQLLNKTWKEMRATSEDFNKVMQVVREQITRALAMKPSSLDQLKNKLRGLNYSEILRLRQSERMSQDDFQSPPIIELRERIQPEILELIKQQRLNRLCEGSCFRKVGNRRRQEKFWFCRLSLNHKVLHYGDLDESPQGEVPFEMLSDKIPVSDIKSVVTGKDCPHMKEKSALKQNKEVLELAFSVLYDPDETLNFVAPNKYEYCIWTDGLCALLGREMSSDLTRSDLDTLISMEMKLRLLDLENITIPEAPPPVPKEPSSYNFTYNYS, from the exons ATGGTCTTTGTCAGGGTCCGAACAGTTTGCTCTGCGCTATGCTGATGGTCCCCAGCTTTATATCACAGAACAG AGTCGCAGTGAAATCAAGAACGGGACCATCCTTCGATTAGCCATTTCGCCC GGCCGGGCTGCTCGTCAGCTCCTGGAGCGTATCCAATCCCATGGGATTGACGCTCGCTTAGAAGCTCTGAAGGAGCTGGCCAAGCTGTCAGCAGACACCACGTTTGCTGCAGAGTTTATCAATATGGAGGGCATTGGGACGTTGGCCCGCCTCGTCGAGAGTGGCACCCA CTTCGGCGAAATGCTGGCATTCACCCTCACCGCATTCCTGGAATTAATGGATCACGGCATTGTATCCTGGGATCTTATCTCACTCTCCTTCATCAAGCAG ATTGCAGGCTATGTGAACCAGCCTATGGTGGACGTGTCCATCCTGCAGCGTTCTCTGGCCATCCTGGAGAGTATGGTACTCAACAGCCACAGCCTCTACCACCGAGTGGCTCAGGAGATCACCGTGGGACAGCTCATCGGGCACCTGCAAgt GTCAAACCAAGAGATTCAGACTTATGCAATTGCCCTCATCAATGCTCTTTTCCTGAAAGCACCCGAGGACAGACGGCAG GAGGTGTACACTAACCCACTGGAGCAGCACCTCACT gaaatggccagcacCTTGGCACAGAAGCACTTGCGCTCCATTATTCTGAAT CATGTCATAAGAGGAAATCGACCAATCAAAGCAGAAATGGCACATCAGCTGTATGTTCTGCAGGTGTTGACCTTTAATCTTTTGGAGGAACGAATGATGACCAAAATGGATCCTAATGACcag ACTCAACGAGATGTCATTTTCGAGCTGCGGAGGATTGCATTTGATGGAGAAAATGACCCCACTGGCACAGAAAAACGAAAGACGTTGTATGCTAAAGATTATAAAATGCTAGGTTTTACG AACCATGTGAACCCTGCTATGGACTTCACACAGACTCCACCCGGGATGTTAGCTCTGGACAACATGCTGTACCTGGCCAAGGTCCATCAGGACACATACATCCGT ATTGTCTTGGAAAACAGTAGTCGCGAGGATAAGCATGAATGTCCCTTTGGCCGGTGTGCCATCGACCTCACTCGAATACTTTGTGAGATACTCCAAGTTGGAGAGTTGC CTAATGAGGGCTGCAATGACTACCACCCCATGTTCTTCACTCATGACCGAGCATGGGAAGAATTCTTCTGCATCTGCATCCAACTGCTCAATAAAACCTGGAAGGAGATGAGGGCCACCTCCGAGGACTTTAATAAG GTGATGCAGGTGGTCCGAGAGCAGATCACCAGAGCTCTGGCCATGAAGCCCTCGTCTTTGGACCAGCTGAAGAACAAGCTGCGAGGTCTCAACTACTCCGAGATACTACGACTACGACAGTCCGAGAGAATGAGCCAGGATGACTTTCAGTCCCCGCCCATCAT TGAGCTTCGCGAGAGAATCCAGCCTGAGATTCTGGAGCTCATTAAACAACAACGACTCAATCGCCTGTGCGAGGGCAGCTGTTTCCGAAAAGTGGGGAACCGCCGAAGGCAAG AGAAATTTTGGTTCTGCAGACTTTCTCTTAATCACAAAGTGCTGCACTACGGGGACTTGGATGAATCACCTCAGGGTGAAGTGCCTTTTGAGATGCTTAGTGACAAAA TCCCCGTCTCTGACATCAAGTCCGTGGTGACTGGGAAGGACTGCCCTCATATGAAGGAGAAAAGTGCTCTGAAACAAAACAAG GAGGTGCTGGAGTTGGCTTTCTCGGTCCTTTACGATCCGGATGAGACGCTCAACTTTGTTGCGCCCAACAAATATGAG TATTGCATCTGGACGGACGGCTTGTGTGCGCTGCTGGGCAGAGAGATGAGCAGTGACCTCACACGCAGTGACCTGGACACGCTTATCAGCATGGAGATGAAGCTCCGCCTCCTGGACCTTGAGAACATCACAATCCCAGAAGCTCCACCCCCTGTTCCAAAGGAGCCAAGCTCTTATAATTTCACTTACAACTACAGTTGA